The Acanthopagrus latus isolate v.2019 chromosome 13, fAcaLat1.1, whole genome shotgun sequence genome contains a region encoding:
- the LOC119031298 gene encoding uncharacterized protein C11orf87 homolog → MDRMTARTSEAAGLSVPVRRCHGLLQANNGTCAEQLSIFPPFSSTLALLVLVAVLVGIVLVSLATFHFHKRKLRNRKIQRAQEEYERDSRNPARGGGEPARPCVIVRPVRCEETKLSCQSAESGDVPEAAEDTQTVPLDC, encoded by the coding sequence ATGGACCGGATGACAGCCAGAACCTCCGAGGCCGCGGGGCTGTCGGTGCCGGTGCGCCGCTGCCACGGGCTCCTCCAGGCCAACAACGGCACCTGCGCGGAGCAGCTCAGCATCTTCCCCCCGTTCTCCTCCACCCTCGCGCTCCTCGTTCTGGTGGCCGTGCTCGTGGGGATCGTCCTCGTTTCCCTGGCAACCTTCCACTTCCACAAGAGGAAGCTCCGGAACAGGAAGATCCAGCGCGCGCAGGAGGAATACGAGCGCGACAGTCGCAACCCGGCGCGCGGCGGCGGAGAGCCCGCGAGGCCGTGCGTCATCGTCCGGCCGGTGAGATGTGAGGAGACCAAGCTGTCCTGCCAGAGCGCAGAGAGCGGGGACGTCCCCGAGGCGGCGGAGGACACCCAGACGGTTCCTCTTGACTGTTAA
- the psmg1 gene encoding proteasome assembly chaperone 1 produces MATFFGEVLSVYSRAVEEDEEDLEENEEDEEIRRELEEKREIHLQWSPEVSEALTSGNKLPCSDFILAVGHNAARFLSVYVLTSANWDAVGHASVWNERSRAVTGQTSEESSCVFYRQRDNPSVLICQVACYIAEDQQFQWTEKVFNCLQHRGLSVTVLSDSSVAEYKTADYLCSSSAPFLRSLHTGAFSGQSVCQPLEQPNIVTGLPAAVLNHCEVHRIPAVVYQCYSDVIGLDSVTMETYKPALTKLGKSIQLDTSPSTDVLRKFVRTTNIQSNLYI; encoded by the exons ATGGCGACGTTTTTTGGTGAAGTTTTGTCGGTGTATTCTCGGGCcgtggaggaagatgaggaagacCTCGAGGAAAacgaagaagatgaagaaatcCGCAGAGAACTGGAGGAAAAGAG AGAGATTCATCTGCAGTGGAGCCCTGAAGTCTCCGAGGCACTGACGTCTGGGAACAAGTTGCCGTGTTCAGACTTCATCCTCGCTGTGGGACACAACGCTGCCA GGTTTCTGTCAGTGTACGTTCTCACCTCTGCAAACTGGGACGCAGTGGGACATGCATCCGTGTGGAACGAGAGGAGCCGGGCTGTAACCGGGCAAACCAGCGAGGAGTCATCATGTGTTttctacagacagagagacaaccCATCA GTTTTGATCTGCCAAGTGGCTTGCTACATTGCAGAAGACCAGCAGTTTCAGTGGACAGAAAAG GTTTTTAActgtctgcagcacagagggcTGAGTGTGACAGTGCTGTCTGATAGCTCTGTGGCTGAGTACAAGACGGCAGACTATCTGTGCAGTAGTTCTGCTCCCTTCCTGCGCTCTCTCCACACCGGTGCTTTCAGTGGTCAGTCCGTCTGCCAGCCGCTGGAGCAACCCAACATAGTTACTGGACTTCCTGCTGCAG TACTGAATCACTGTGAGGTCCACCGCATCCCCGCTGTTGTTTACCAGTGTTACAGTGATGTCATTGGCCTGGACTCTGTCACCATGGAGACCTACAAGCCTGCACTTACCAAGCTTGGCAAGTCCATACAG